A genomic region of Colletotrichum destructivum chromosome 5, complete sequence contains the following coding sequences:
- a CDS encoding Putative Piwi domain, ribonuclease H-like superfamily, argonaute, linker 1 domain-containing protein, with protein sequence MEDGRGGCGRGDGGRGRGGGGGLRGDHGGGGGFRGDRGGGGFRGDRGGGFRGGQGGGGGYGGDRGGRGGGFDRGGRGGRRGGRGGRPPPFDGEGSFYGQNTPSIPRPDNGVTELENQIIRSHQAKDTSLVKKMSNMKITEANAAALMPRRPAYGTLGNKVLLWANYFRLTVNPTVIYRYNLEVRKGESKEKEPAGTDKVKGKAKEKVQDGGGDGSPATIPARKLKIILQNALEELRKLEPGAIVATEFKSQLVSLKKLKLAINPIYVVFKQESSNRQETYSVKIVGETEAPLADMKEYLKTMIDKSDPDEVNFPRFATSVDALGVILGYTPRASEQVTAIGKGRFFPWGPGAASAQLGYNDPLAAIRGYFQSVKLGTGRLLLNVNVTHGVFKTPVNVRELCHWFNVINVFGDGNPAKAKAARMRLRTLSKFLARTRVAVKFRDSNNKEITGKKTILGLADRFEVSQTVLGRDVLFRPDFDHGGPQEVKFNLQPLEGKDKVMNNKEPGFYTVEQYWTWKYGKAPDKTMPLVNLGTRDKPMFFPAEQCTIMPGQAVRSKLTGEETTAMLDFACRSPFANAVSLTFESCSALGFDDKLLDDFGLKVDKKLLTVNGRELIPPPVSYKNKDVTARAGSWNMNGVKVAKSGRRIEAWTWVRILDGSRQHQTPEVAAIVGNFARFLETSGIPINQHTAYGQQREINVSQGNYDAPIDNYFNKLKHHLKGNTMNFFLLVVLPRQETALYGIIKKLADTQYGIHTICVVEKTFMKDSPQTYANVGLKWNLKNGGVNHIIKNPIDIIRAGTTMVVGYDVTHPTNMPNDKNAAPSLVGLVASIDKDMGQWPAVSWEQSSRQEMLGDELTGHFEDRLRLWMKHNQNKLPEYIIIYRDGVSEGQFTQVLDVELPMIRKACSKLYQAGRKPKMSIIVSVKRHQTRFYPTSEQTMDPKSRNIRSGTVVDRGVTQARYWDFFLTAHTALKGTARPAHYTVLLDEVFRDKYGVGDAAANNLEKLTHDLCYLFGRATKAVSICPPAYYADIVCERARVHRPEHFDVSDTASSISGASGLTTARRVHENLKNTMYYI encoded by the exons ATGGAGGATGGACGTGGAGGCTGTGgtcgcggcgacggcggtcgtggccgaggcggtggcggcggacTCAGAGGAGATcacggcggtggtggtggattCAGAGGAgaccgcggcggcggcggcttccgAGGAGATCGTGGCGGAGGCTTCCGAggtggccaaggcggcggtggtggttaCGGAGGCGATCGCGGAGGCAGAGGCGGTGGTTTTGATCGTGGTGGCCGAGgtggccgccgaggtggcCGCGGTGGTCGCCCTCCACCATTTGACGGCGAGGGATCTTTCTACGG TCAAAATACTCCCTCAATTCCTCGGCCCGACAACGGTGTCACTGAGCTCGAAAATCAGATCATCAGGTCCCACCAGGCGAAGGACACCAGCCTCGTCAAGAAGATGAGCAACATGAAGATCACCGAGGCTAACGCAGCCGCTCTCATGCCCCGTCGTCCTGCTTACGGCACTTTGGGTAACAAGGTTCTTCTTTGGGCCAATTACTTCCGCTTGACCGTCAACCCTACCGTCATCTATCGATACAATCTCGAGGTTCGTAAGGGCGAATCAAAAGAAAAGgagcccgccggcaccgacaaGGTCAAAGGCAAGGCCAAAGAGAAGGTTCaggatggtggtggcgaCGGTTCCCCTGCAACGATTCCCGCTCGCAAGCTGAAGATCATCCTGCAAAATGCTCTCGAGGAACTTCGGAAACTCGAACCCGGCGCCATTGTCGCTACCGAGTTCAAGAGTCAGCTCGTTTCgctcaagaagctcaagtTGGCGATCAACCCGATTTATGTTGTCTTCAAGCAGGAGAGCTCCAATCGCCAGGAGACATATTCCGTCAAGATCGTTGGTGAGACGGAAGCTCCTTTGGCTGACATGAAGGAGTATTTGAAGACAATGATCGATAAGAGCGACCCGGACGAAGTCAACTTCCCCAGGTTCGCGACGTCTGTGGACGCCCTTGGCGTTATTCTGGGTTACACTCCACGGGCGAGTGAACAGGTCACCGCTATTGGCAAGGGTCGTTTCTTCCCGTGGGGTCCCGGAGCAGCCAGCGCCCAGCTTGGTTATAACGACCCCCTCGCCGCTATTCGGGGTTATTTCCAGAGTGTCAAGCTCGGCACCGGAAGATTGCTTCTGAATGTCAACGTCACCCACGGTGTTTTCAAGACCCCGGTCAACGTCCGTGAGCTTTGCCACTGGTTCAATGTCATCAACGTCTTTGGTGACGGCAATCCAGCCAAAGCCAAGGCTGCTCGAATGCGCCTTCGTACTCTGTCTAAGTTTCTGGCTCGCACTCGCGTCGCGGTCAAGTTCCGAGACTCTAACAACAAGGAGATCACGGGCAAGAAGACTATTCTTGGTCTTGCAGATAGGTTTGAAGTTTCCCAGACAGTCTTGGGTAGGGATGTCTTGTTCCGCCCGGATTTCGATCACGGCGGCCCCCAGGAGGTCAAGTTCAACTTGCAGCCGCTCGAGGGAAAAGACAAAGTGATGAACAACAAGGAGCCCGGCTTCTACACCGTTGAACAATACTGGACATGGAAGTACGGCAAGGCGCCCGATAAGACGATGCCGCTTGTCAACCTCGGAACGCGCGACAAGCCCATGTTCTTCCCTGCCGAGCAATGCACCATCATGCCTGGCCAAGCTGTTCGTTCAAAGCTCACTGGCGAGGAGACCACGGCGATGCTCGACTTCGCTTGCCGCTCTCccttcgccaacgccgtTTCCCTAACTTTTGAAAGCTGTTCGGCATTGGGCTTTGACgacaagcttctcgacgacTTCGGCCTTAAGGTAGACAAGAAGCTCCTTACAGTCAACGGCCGCGAGCTGATCCCGCCTCCCGTGTCCTACAAAAATAAAGACGTTACCGCTCGAGCAGGCTCTTGGAACATGaacggcgtcaaggtcgcgAAGTCTGGACGCAGGATTGAGGCTTGGACGTGGGTGCGCATCCTGGACGGTAGTCGGCAGCATCAAACCCCCGAGGTGGCGGCCATTGTTGGAAACTTTGCTCGTTTCCTCGAAACTAGCGGAATCCCAATCAACCAGCATACCGCCTACGGACAGCAGCGAGAAATCAACGTCAGCCAAGGCAATTACGATGCGCCTATTGACAATTACTTCAACAAGCTGAAGCACCATCTCAAGGGCAACACAATGAACTTCTTCCTGCTCGTCGTTCTTCCGCGACAAGAGACTGCACTCTACGGCATCATCAAGAAGCTTGCGGACACGCAATACGGCATCCACACGATCTGTGTGGTGGAGAAAACCTTCATGAAGGATAGTCCGCAGACTTACGCCAACGTCGGACTCAAGTGGAACTTGAAGAACGGAGGCGTCAACCACATCATCAAGAACCCTATCGATATCATCAGAGCCGGCACGACCATGGTAGTTGGTTACGATGTGACCCATCCCACGAACATGCCAAACGACAAAAATGCCGCGCCCAGTCTGGTTGGATTGGTGGCGAGTATCGACAAGGACATGGGACAGTGGCCTGCAGTGTCGTGGGAGCAGAGTAGTCGCCAAGAGATGCTGGGTGATGAACTGACTGGTCATTTCGAGGATCGTCTTCGACTTTGGATGAAGCACAACCAGAATAAGCTGCCGGAGTACATCATAATCTACCGAGACGGTGTTTCTGAGGGACAGTTCACGCAGGTtctcgatgtcgagctgCCCATGATCCGTAAGGCGTGCTCTAAGCTATACCAAGCCGGCCGCAAGCCCAAGATGTCGATCATTGTGTCTGTCAAGCGTCACCAGACTCGATTCTATCCGACCTCGGAGCAGACGATGGATCCGAAGTCGCGCAACATCCGTAGCGGCACTGTCGTTGACCGCGGCGTCACGCAGGCTCGTTACTGGGACTTCTTCCTCACAGCCCACACGGCTCTGAAGGGGACCGCTCGCCCGGCGCACTACACGGTGCTCTTGGACGAGGTCTTCCGTGACAAGTACGGTGTTGGTGACGCGGCTGCGAACAACTTAGAGAAGCTCACGCACGACCTGTGCTACTTGTTCGGCCGAGCTACCAAGGCCGTCAGTATCTGCCCGCCCGCATACTACGCGGACATCGTGTGCGAACGAGCCCGCGTGCACCGTCCTGAGCACTTCGATGTCTCGGACACAGCATCAAGCATCAGTGGTGCTTCCGGCCTGACCACAGCCAGACGAGTGCATGAAAACTTGAAAAACACAATGTACTATATTTAG
- a CDS encoding Putative cytidine and deoxycytidylate deaminase domain, cytidine deaminase translates to MTSGIDDIQPAPIAPGDHTAYLQYALSLAKQSPPKPSNYRVGALLVNPASNTVVSTGYTLELPGNTHAEQCCFMKLAEKHEVAEEDLISVIKTPLVLYTTMEPCSVRLSGNLPCTNRILKLRSFIKAVYVGVQEPEKFVKDNTGRGALERAGVDFVHIKGLEGEILKAATAGHVKNPS, encoded by the coding sequence ATGACATCAGGGATCGATGACATTCAACCCGCGCCGATTGCGCCCGGCGATCACACAGCATATCTCCAATATGCACTCTCGCTCGCGAAGCAATCTCCGCCAAAGCCTTCCAACTACAGGGTTGGAGCCTTGCTCGTCAACCCCGCCAGCAACACAGTCGTCTCAACGGGTTACACTTTGGAGCTTCCCGGTAACACGCACGCTGAGCAATGTTGCTTCATGAAGCTAGCCGAGAAGCAtgaggtggccgaggaggatctCATCTCGGTGATCAAGACGCCCTTAGTCCTTTACACCACCATGGAGCCATGCTCAGTCAGGCTCAGTGGAAACCTGCCTTGCACCAACAGGATCCTCAAACTGCGATCTTTCATCAAGGCTGTTTACGTTGGCGTCCAAGAGCCGGAAAAGTTTGTCAAAGACAACACAGGGCGGGGTGCTCTCGAGAGAGCGGGTGTCGATTTCGTTCACATCAAGGGTTTGGAGGGCGAAATACTGAAGGCCGCTACGGCTGGCCACGTCAAGAACCCGTCATAG
- a CDS encoding Putative DnaJ domain, Chaperone J-domain superfamily: protein MSSPDDLIEEEPPVIEPYEVLGLEREATADQIKSAYRKAALKNHPDKVADDKRDEAKEKFQSIAFAYAVLSDPARRKRYDSTGSTSESIVDSEGFNWSDFYREQFRDSISADAIEKFAKKYKGSDEEKDDVLLAYTEHKGDMDKIYETVMLSNVLEDDERFRNIIDDAIASKDVPTFKRYTKESKLSKAARVKAAKGEAQEAEEYAKELGVHDKLFGGGKATEGRKKAKEGGEDDLAALIKSNQQKRAGFLDDLAAKYGPTSQPKKGKRRAVEEEEPSEEAFQAAAARLKKSKTEESKPANAGRRSKR from the exons ATGTCTTCACCAGACGATTTGATTGAGGAGGAGCCTCCTGTAATTGAACCCTATGAGGTTCTTGGACTAGAGCGCGAGGCTACGGCCGACCAGATCAAGTCAGCCTACCGGAAGGCAGCTCTCAAAAACCACCCAG ACAAGGTCGCCGACGATAAGAGAGACGAGGCGAAGGAGAAATTCCAGTCCATTGCCTTTGCGTACGCCGTCCTGTCCGACCCGGCACGACGCAAGCGCTATGATTCCACAGGCTCGACTTCTGAGTCCATCGTCGACTCGGAAGGCTTCAACTGGTCCGACTTCTACCGCGAACAATTCCGAGATTCGATATCTGCAGACGCCATCGAAAAGTTTGCCAAGAAGTACAAGGgctccgacgaggagaaaGATGATGTACTGCTTGCCTACACGGAACACAAGGGCGACATGGACAAGATTTACGAGACGGTGATGCTGAGCAACGTACTCGAGGATGACGAACGCTTCCGCAACATCATCGACGATGCAATTGCCAGTAAAGATGTCCCGACCTTCAAACGATACACCAAGGAGAGCAAATTGTCCAAGGCGGCCCGCGTCAAGGCAGCAAAGGGCGAGGCgcaagaggccgaggagtaCGCCAAGGAGTTGGGCGTACACGATAAGCTCTTTGGTGGTGGCAAGGCAACCGAAGGAcggaagaaggcgaaggaaGGTGGCGAGGATGATCTGGCAGCGCTCATCAAGAGTAACCAGCAAAAGCGCGCCGGCTTCCTAGATGACCTTGCCGCCAAGTATGGGCCCACCAGCCAGCCCAAAAAGGGCAAGAGGAGAGCcgtcgaagaggaagagCCGTCAGAAGAGGCCTtccaggctgctgctgcgcggttgaagaagtccaagacaGAGGAGAGCAAACCCGCAAACGCGGGACGGAGATCAAAGCGGTAG
- a CDS encoding Putative nucleic acid-binding, CST complex subunit Stn1 codes for MTSDSSAGLYPRYCLHLSPTFNTWCLLHASDIHALKSVPEYEVQAFYFHNNLPIKWARIVGIVVAVDDFPGRRIYTVDDSSGACIECVVVLKTPPLLDTSAPKPGTVGWFNGNRPQPQPPADCLDVDVGSVVDVKGGLATFREEKQIKIEKVRIIRSTEQEVALWERRTRFRNDVLLQPWVLSEKQIRKCKKEESRDTTGNDSDEKQRKKEKRREQRRKLEEEMRQKADAAAAAAAAAAKEDRYRVHKLGKEVERPPMPFLTSAAAAPIVEGDRYRVHKLRKETERPPKAISHSAAADSTAKEDRYRVHKLGNLRVNNSGRRTGASGGLLRQVLDRSTGGGT; via the exons ATGACGAGCGATTCATCCGCAGGCCTCTATCCGCGATACTGCCTCCACCTCTCCCCGACCTTTAACACCTGGTGTCTCCTGCACGCATCCGACATCCACGCCCTGAAATCCGTGCCCGAATATGAAG TCCAGGCATTCTACTTCCACAATAACTTGCCTATCAAATGGGCTCGTATCGTTGGCAttgttgtcgccgtcgatgactTCCCGGGCCGGCGCATCTACACGGTTGATGACAGCAGCGGGGCGTGCATCGAATGCGTCGTCGTActgaagacgccgccgttATTGGACACGAGCGCACCGAAACCCGGCACGGTCGGATGGTTCAACGGCAACaggccgcagccgcagccgccaGCGGACTGCTTGGACGTCGACGTGGGTAgtgtcgtcgacgtcaaggGGGGCCTCGCGACGTTTCGTGAGGAGAAGCAGATCAAGATCGAAAAGGTTAGGATCATCAGGTCTACGGAGCAGGAGGTGGCGCTATGGGAACGGCGCACACGGTTTCGGAATGACGTCCTTCTGCAGCCTTGGGTGCTCAGTGAGAAGCAAATACGGAAGTGCAAAAAGGAGGAATCGAGGGACACTACTGGAAACGACAGTGATGAGAAACagcgcaagaaggagaagaggcggGAGCAGAGGAGGAAGTTGGAAGAGGAAATGCGGCAAAAGGCCGatgctgcggctgcggcggcggcggcggcagcgaaaGAAGATCGATATCGCGTCCATAAGCTGGGAAAGGAAGTGGAACGACCGCCGATGCCTTTTCTCACTTCAGCAGCCGCAGCTCCGATCGTGGAAGGGGATCGATACCGCGTCCATAAGCTGAGAAAGGAAACAGAGCGACCTCCAAAGGCTATTTCCCACTCGGCAGCCGCAGATTCGACCGCAAAAGAGGATCGATATCGTGTTCACAAGCTGGGGAACTTGAGAGTCAACAACTCTGGCAGGAGGACCGGTGCATCTGGCGGCCTATTGCGGCAAGTCCTCGATAGAAGCACCGGTGGGGGGACGTAG